A single genomic interval of Cataglyphis hispanica isolate Lineage 1 chromosome 25, ULB_Chis1_1.0, whole genome shotgun sequence harbors:
- the LOC126858383 gene encoding synaptic vesicle membrane protein VAT-1 homolog-like — translation MAEDKNETSPSAEGEKPPQETTASPPAAKPDKEEPTKECKEDEKKVEENGEGDKPKENGEEKPTPEPKDMRAIVLNGFGGLKSVKALRKPEPTLGEGEVLIRVKACGLNFQDLMARQGAIDSPPKTPFIMGSECAGDIEQVGEGVENFKVGDRVVALPDHKAWAELVTVPATSVFALPPGMSYLDAAAITMNYTVAYILLFELAHLTPGKSLLLHSAGGGVGQAVVQLAKTVKDVTIFGVCSKSKHEALKNAGTIDHLLERGTDYSNEVRKISPEGVDIVLDCLCGEECNKGYALLKPMGKYILYGSSNVVTGETKSFFSAARSWWQVDKVSPIKLFDENKTLSGLNLRHLMYQHGSHAFVRRAVNQVYTLWSEGKIKPVVDSTWALEDVPEAMQKMHDRKNIGKIVLDPSLEPKPKPATPAKGKAKDKKAANQEEKKASSVESEEGEKKKEPELTNGTSEDKSDSDSKEKESS, via the exons ATGGCAGAGGACAAGAACGAGACGAGCCCGAGCGCCGAAGGCGAGAAGCCGCCGCAGGAAACGACGGCGTCACCGCCGGCTGCCAAGCCGGACAAGGAGGAGCCGACGAAGGAGTGCAAGGAAGATGAGAAGAAGGTCGAGGAGAATGGTGAAGGCGATAAACCGAAGGAGAATGGCGAGGAGAAGCCTACTCCGGAGCCGAAGGACATGCGGGCGATCGTGCTCAACGGTTTCGGCGGCCTGAAAAGTGTCAAGGCCCTGAGAAAACCGGAGCCCACCCTCGGCGAGGGAGAGGTTCTGATACGAGTCAAGGCCTG CGGGCTGAACTTTCAAGATTTGATGGCTAGACAAGGTGCGATTGATTCACCCCCAAAAACTCCGTTCATCATGGGCTCGGAATGCGCGGGTGACATCGAGCAAGTCGGTGAGGGAGTCGAGAACTTCAAA gtGGGTGATAGAGTGGTCGCCCTTCCCGATCACAAAGCGTGGGCGGAACTGGTCACTGTGCCGGCAACGTCCGTTTTTGCGTTACCACCCGGAATGAGCTACCTTGATGCGGCCGCCATCACCATGAACTACACCGTAGCTTATATTCTGCTCTTCGAGCTGGCCCATCTCACGCCCGGCAAGAGCTTGCTGCTGCACAGCGCCGGCGGCGGTGTG gGTCAAGCGGTGGTTCAGCTTGCGAAAACCGTGAAGGATGTAACTATCTTTGGCGTCTGTAGCAAATCCAAACATGAAGCCCTTAAGAACGCTGGAACTATCGATCATCTTTTGGAACGCGGCACAGATTATAGCAACGAAGTCAGAAA AATCTCCCCGGAAGGTGTAGATATTGTCTTAGACTGTCTATGCGGCGAAGAATGTAACAAGGGCTACGCCCTCTTGAAACCGATGGGCAAGTACATCCTTTATGGATCCAGCAATGTCGTCACCGGAGAAACTAAGAGCTTCTTTTCCGCAGCGCGATCA TGGTGGCAAGTCGATAAAGTGTCGCCTATAAAGCTATTTGATGAGAACAAGACATTGTCCGGATTGAATCTGCGCCACTTAATGTATCAACATGGCAGTCACGCGTTCGTTCGACGGGCGGTGAATCAAGTGTATACATTGTGGAGCGAGGGCAAAATCAAACCAGTGGTGGACTCAACATGGGCGCTGGAGGATGTACCCGAGGCTATGCAAAAAATGCACGATCGCAAGAACATCGGTAAGATCGTGCTGGATCCGAGTCTGGAGCCGAAGCCCAAACCAGCTACGCCGGCTAAAGGCAAAGCAAAAGACAAGAAGGCTGCGAATCAGGAGGAGAAGAAGGCGTCTAGCGTAGAATCGGAAGAGggggaaaagaagaaagaaccCGAATTAACAAACGGTACCTCAGAAGACAAATCTGATAGCG ATTCCAAAGAAAAGGAATCTAGCTGA